A genome region from Leptodactylus fuscus isolate aLepFus1 chromosome 6, aLepFus1.hap2, whole genome shotgun sequence includes the following:
- the NECTIN1 gene encoding nectin-1 isoform X2, producing MLIRWIMAPDRKGSCCCGCLWWPLTVGFIVASVFQGVHSQMVHVNDTVSGYLGTDVILHCSFINPVPNVKITQVTWQKSTNGSKQNVAIFNPNMGVSVLPPYKERVVFQNPSIRDGTIQISNLKLEDEGSYICEFATFPTGNRENQLNLTVLAKPTNKMEETSKQLVANPRSKEKVVVATCTSASGKPPSTITWETKLKGEAEYQEIKNDNGTVTVISRYRLVPTREAHQQPLTCVINYQTERVTRNTTLSVQYEPQVTIEGYDGNWYVKRPEVKLTCRADAFPPAYSYTWRTVNGTLPDSADVKNNTVFFRGPVTYSISGTYICEARNAIGSQTGQVEVNITEFPFTPTPTGQTFTSNSSMFSATIIGGAVGGAVLVLAVSVILFVLLRKRHHTFKGDYNTKKHVYGNGYSKAGVAQHPPMAQSLQYPEDSDDEKKPGPVGSISYEEEEDDEGIDGRKMSTKYDDESKRPYFTVEEADRCGYGEDRTLGFQYEPEDLPDSLVPQNDGSFISKKEWYV from the exons GTGTTCATTCTCAAATGGTACACGTGAATGACACAGTTTCAGGATATCTTGGCACAGATGTTATACTTCATTGTAGCTTCATCAATCCTGTACCCAATGTAAAGATCACTCAAGTCACATGGCAAAAATCAACCAATGGTTCTAAGCAAAATGTGGCCATTTTCAACCCTAACATGGGCGTTTCTGTCCTCCCTCCGTACAAAGAACGTGTGGTCTTCCAAAATCCCTCAATTCGTGACGGTACCATCCAAATCAGTAATCTAAAGCTAGAAGATGAAGGGTCGTACATCTGCGAATTTGCAACTTTTCCTACGGGGAATCGTGAGAATCAGCTCAACCTGACTGTACTTG CCAAACCCACCAATAAAATGGAAGAAACTTCTAAGCAACTGGTTGCCAATCCAAGATCAAAAGAGAAGGTTGTTGTTGCCACCTGCACGTCAGCCAGCGGAAAACCACCAAGCACCATCACATGGGAGACCAAGTTAAAAGGGGAGGCCGAATATCAGGAAATCAAGAATGACAATGGCACCGTGACCGTCATCAGTCGCTACAGGCTGGTGCCAACCCGAGAGGCTCACCAACAGCCCCTTACCTGTGTCATAAATTACCAAACGGAAAGAGTTACAAGAAACACCACCCTGAGCGTCCAAT ATGAGCCCCAAGTCACAATTGAAGGTTATGACGGTAATTGGTACGTAAAGCGTCCGGAAGTAAAGTTGACGTGCCGAGCAGATGCTTTTCCACCGGCTTACTCGTACACGTGGCGAAC GGTTAATGGGACCCTTCCGGACAGCGCAGATGTGAAAAATAACACCGTATTTTTCCGCGGACCTGTAACCTACAGCATCTCGGGAACGTACATTTGTGAGGCCCGGAATGCGATTGGAAGTCAGACCGGCCAAGTGGAGGTTAATATTACAG AATTCCCTTTCACCCCGACTCCTACAGGACAGACCTTCACAAGCAACTCCTCCATGTTCTCAGCGACAATCATTGGAGGGGCTGTAGGCGGAGCAGTTCTAGTACTAGCTGTTTCGGTTATCTTGTTTGTGCTGCTTCGAAAAAGACACCATACCTTCAAGGGGGACTACAACACCAAGAAGCACGTCTACGGAAACGGCTACAGCAAGGCCGGCGTGGCACAGCACCCACCGATGGCACAGAGTTTACAATACCCCGAGGATTCTGATGACGAAAAGAAACCGGGCCCAGTGGGAAGCATTAGTTACGAAGAGGAAGAAGATGACGAAGGAATTGACGGGCGCAAAATGAGCACAAAGTATGACGATGAGTCTAAGCGCCCGTATTTCACAGTGGAAGAGGCGGATCGGTGTGGTTATGGTGAGGACAGAACTCTAGGGTTCCAATATGAGCCAGAAGATCTTCCTGATAGTCTTGTGCCCCAGAATGATGGTTCCTTCATCTCAAAGAAGGAGTGGTACGTGTGA